Proteins encoded within one genomic window of Humulus lupulus chromosome 1, drHumLupu1.1, whole genome shotgun sequence:
- the LOC133794847 gene encoding heavy metal-associated isoprenylated plant protein 36-like has product MANKPQEEALKYQTWVLKVSIHCEGCKKKVKKVLQSVEGVYTTTIDSQQHKVTVTGNVDAETLLKKLLRSGKLAELWPEIKPSAKKKFGKSKKQKAADNSNNTPDQEAANDDGDDKAAKNDGCGNDMDGKEANEDDGENDEADGDIGGEGGGGNNEGTKKKKKKKKKKGGQNGNSGNAGGDNPGEFSPGGAPVEMGPMNMTSVNHHGPPIQHVFPYPPPPTYSYQQAHPVMYGMSYNTTYPSPNASYFAPSMHGDYMFSHSDMYPLPFDHSFHTYSDGDDDDDETGCSIM; this is encoded by the exons ATGGCGAATAAGCCACAGGAAGAAGCTTTAAAATACCAG ACATGGGTCCTCAAAGTCTCAATTCATTGTGAAGGCTGTAAGAAGAAAGTGAAGAAAGTTCTCCAAAGCGTCGAAG GGGTTTATACAACGACCATTGATTCTCAGCAGCACAAGGTAACAGTTACCGGGAACGTCGACGCCGAGACACTTCTAAAAAAGCTTTTGAGATCGGGGAAACTCGCCGAGCTTTGGCCTGAAATTAAGCCTTCTGCGAAGAAAAAGTTCGGAAAATCTAAGAAGCAGAAAGCTGCAGATAATAGTAATAATACTCCCGATCAAGAAGCTGCCAACGACGACGGAGACGATAAGGCAGCTAAAAATGACGGCTGTGGTAATGACATGGATGGAAAAGAAGCCAATGAAGATGACGGCGAAAACGACGAAGCCGATGGAGATATCGGCGGAGAAGGCGGTGGTGGAAATAATGAAGgtaccaaaaagaagaaaaagaagaagaagaagaaaggtggGCAAAATGGGAATTCAGGTAATGCCGGCGGTGATAATCCCGGCGAGTTTTCTCCAGGCGGTGCTCCGGTGGAGATGGGTCCGATGAACATGACGTCAGTGAATCATCATGGCCCACCAATTCAGCATGTATTTCCCTACCCACCACCACCAACTTATAGTTACCAACAAGCTCATCCGGTTATGTACGGAATGAGTTACAATACCACTTATCCTAGCCCTAACGCTTCGTATTTTGCTCCCTCCATGCATGGTGATTATATGTTCTCTCATTCCGACATGTATCCTTTACCGTTCGATCATTCGTTTCATACGTATAGCGACGGCGATGACGACGACGACGAGACTGGATGCTCAATTAtgtga